In Lathamus discolor isolate bLatDis1 chromosome 1, bLatDis1.hap1, whole genome shotgun sequence, the following are encoded in one genomic region:
- the TMEM121B gene encoding LOW QUALITY PROTEIN: transmembrane protein 121B (The sequence of the model RefSeq protein was modified relative to this genomic sequence to represent the inferred CDS: substituted 2 bases at 2 genomic stop codons): protein MSLGKRVLPLKTQLRAAECPAPQLRALRQATGHCLGQPGEIGGAXGTSDVLQWALGGXGTSMGASPKPGWLRSRGLGGQDAAGPCPPRAGSAAAPGIGRGPLSPRSPPTAASGDARPGPGSCRGSGSAPPPAPPQRPPAPAARGLRTAAAAGAAARGAGRGRAGGRGAAVGPGAPARGPGRTMHRAASNQRSVSSSSGSFQPPPPPPPPPLPHAADRQPLFPGGSSSGGSRRGSGSSSGSARARRTRSPRSSPEEEEEEEEEEEEEDSISISKPLVPPPAAPPPAAASPLPSSSSSSSSGGGGGGGSPGRSMTAAELYGAAAGGGAAGGGAAAAALLGPGGAAGGRRWGFQALSLVLLLGQGALLDLYLIAVTDLYWCSWIATDLVLAAGWGIFFCRNSRARRRERPPPPPGPPPPHPLLLHGPPGGRGAGGRGGGVPPRGGDFAYAHLAWLIYSIAFTPKAALILGTSILELIELRLPLGTTGFRITLALSAPLLYCLLRAIGTEGAGQLLLPPQPPPQHRAAAAFLATCLDLLDSFSLLELVLQPGRPAPLPAPLRYLLIAVYFLCLASPVLWLYELSAARPPGAARLALHLLLPAGLLDAPLLALRCLLLLRYQQPLSLFMLKNLFFLACRGLEALETCCLLRPAAAPPPVKYGPGAAAPAAAAPLAHGLSDADVGPHGYVNALAVTSQG, encoded by the coding sequence TACGGGCAGCTGAATGCCCAGCGCCACAACTGAGGGCTCTGCGCCAGGCCACTGGCCATTGTCTTGGTCAGCCTGGAGAGATCGGGGGAGCCTGAGGTACTTCTGATGTTCTGCAGTGGGCGCTGGGGGGCTGAGGCACGTCCATGGGTGCATCGCCCAAGCCTGGCTGGCTTCGTTCACGGGGGCTTGGGGGTCAGGACGCAGCCGGGCCTTGCCCCCCGAGAGCTGGCTCTGCCGCAGCCCCGGGGATAGGACGGGGCCCCCTCTCTCCCCGCAGCCCACCCACCGCCGCCAGCGGGGacgcccgccccggccccggcagCTGCCGCGGTTCCGGCTCAGCGCCGCCCCCGGCCCCCCCGCAGCGCCCGCCGGCTCCCGCCGCTCGGGGTCTCCGCACCGCTGCCGCTGCCGGTGCGGCGGCGcggggggcgggccgggggcgggccgggggccGCGGCGCGGCCGTCGGGCCCGGCGCGCCGGCTCGGGGGCCGGGGAGGACCATGCACCGCGCTGCCTCCAACCAGCGCTCGGTCTCCTCCTCCTCGGGCTCCTtccagccgccgccgccgccgccgccgccgccgctgccgcacGCCGCCGACCGGCAGCCCCTCTTCCCGGGGGGCTCCAGCAGCGGCGGCAGCCGGCGGGGCTCGGGGTCGAGCTCGGGCTCGGCGCGGGCCCGCCGCACCCGCAGCCCCCGCAGCAGccccgaggaggaggaggaggaggaggaagaagaggaggaggaggacagcatcagcatcagcaaGCCTCTGgtgccgccgcccgccgccccgccgcccgccgccgcctcgccGCTccctagcagcagcagcagcagcagcagcggcggcggcggcggcggcggcagcccGGGCCGCAGCATGACGGCGGCGGAGCTGTacggggcggcggcgggcggcggggcggcgggcggcggggcggcggcggcggcgctgctggggcccggcggggcggcgggcgggcggcgctgGGGCTTCCAGGCGCtgtccctggtgctgctgctggggcagggcgCGCTGCTGGACCTCTACCTGATCGCCGTCACCGACCTGTACTGGTGCAGCTGGATCGCCACCGACCTGGTGCTGGCAGCCGGCTGGGGCATCTTCTTCTGCCGCAACAGCCGGGCGCGCCGCCGAGAgcggcccccgccgccccccgggCCGCCTCCGCCGCACCCGCTGCTGCTGCACGGCCCCCCcggcgggcgcggggccgggggccggGGGGGCGGGGTTCCCCCCCGCGGCGGCGACTTTGCCTACGCGCACCTCGCCTGGCTCATCTACTCCATCGCCTTCACGCCCAAGGCGGCGCTGATCCTGGGCACCTCCATCCTGGAGCTGATCGAGCTGCGCCTGCCGCTGGGCACCACCGGCTTCCGCATCACGCTGGCGCTCTCCGCCCCGCTGCTGTACTGCCTGCTGCGGGCCATCGGCACCGAGGGCGCCGGGCAGCTGCTCCTgccgccgcagccgccgccgcagcACCGCGCCGCCGCCGCTTTCCTCGCCACCTGCCTCGACCTCCTCGACAGCTTCtccctgctggagctggtgctgcagcccGGGCGGCCGGcgccgctgcccgccccgcTGCGCTACCTCCTCATCGCCGTCTACTTCCTCTGCCTGGCCTCGCCGGTGCTGTGGCTGTACGAGCTcagcgccgcccgcccccccgGCGCCGCTCGCCTCGCCCTGCACCTCCTGCTGCCCGCCGGGCTGCTGGACGCCCCGCTCCTGGCGCTgcgctgcctgctgctgctgcgctaCCAGCAGCCGCTCTCCCTCTTCATGCTGAAGAACCTCTTCTTCCTGGCCTGCCGCGGCCTGGAGGCGCTGGAGACCTGCTGCCTCctccgccccgccgccgccccgccgcccgtCAAGTACGGCCCCGGCGctgccgctcccgccgccgccgccccgctgGCCCACGGGCTCTCGGACGCCGACGTGGGGCCCCACGGGTACGTGAACGCCCTGGCGGTCACCTCGCAGGGCTGA